Sequence from the Denticeps clupeoides chromosome 20, fDenClu1.1, whole genome shotgun sequence genome:
GTGGAATATGTCAGGTGTCCAAGGATCATCATCCATTACCCAGATGGACGGACGTGACATGgagagaggaggacgacgaggacgaggacggcGAGGACGCCTCCCCTCACCGGTCCAGCATGCGGGTATACTCCTGCGGGCCGCAACCCCCTTCGCTCTTGAGCTCGGCGAACACCTGCGTGAAGAAGTGCGGGTCGGCGTTGATGCGCAGCATCTTGCCGCTGGTGGCGTCGATGATGGCCAGGCACCGGTCCCAGAACGCCTCCTTGCCGGCCTCCACCAGGAACGGCTTGAGCGGGTACGAGATCTCGTTGCCCATGTAGGAGTACGACAGGTAGAGGCAGGTCAGCAGGATGGCCTGAAGCTCGTGCTCCGACGCCACCAGGTCCCCGTCCACCACGTCGCGGCACAGCATGTACACGAAGACCACGTTGGCCGGCGTGACGAAGGCCTGGTCCTGCcagccctgcagcagcagcgcgcgGTCCACGGCGCGGAGCCAGAGGACGGGGTCGGCGGGGGACAGGCGCTTCAGCCGGTAGCAGCGGCCGCAGAGGAACTCGCCCAGGCAGCGCAGCAGCTCGCTGGTGGACGCCTGGACGATCACGCGCTTCGGGGAGGCGGCCCCCGTCCCCGGCGGGACCTTCTTCACCGAcgagagctgctgctgctgcctgccGTAGCCCGGTCCCGCCGGGCCCTCGTAGCTGGAGAGGTTGGCGCAGGAGAGCGACTTCTTCACGTTCTCGCGGTTGAGGTGCAGCACCGGGTCCTTCTGGTagacgttgttgttgttgttcggGGGCGGCGCCACCGGCCCCGGGCCCCCCGGGAGGCCTTTTTTGGCGGCCCCCCGCTTCTTGGTCGACGCGACCAGCCGCTTCCAGGTGAGGGCGGGCAGGAAGATGGAGTGGCCGCGCTTCAGGCCGCGCTCCTTCTGCGAGTTCAGCGAGCGGCTGCTCAGGCTCGGGTAGCGGCTGAGGGAGCCCGGCCGGT
This genomic interval carries:
- the LOC114770672 gene encoding cyclin-dependent kinase 5 activator 1, with the translated sequence MGTVLSLSPGSRRPGYYDDRPGSLSRYPSLSSRSLNSQKERGLKRGHSIFLPALTWKRLVASTKKRGAAKKGLPGGPGPVAPPPNNNNNVYQKDPVLHLNRENVKKSLSCANLSSYEGPAGPGYGRQQQQLSSVKKVPPGTGAASPKRVIVQASTSELLRCLGEFLCGRCYRLKRLSPADPVLWLRAVDRALLLQGWQDQAFVTPANVVFVYMLCRDVVDGDLVASEHELQAILLTCLYLSYSYMGNEISYPLKPFLVEAGKEAFWDRCLAIIDATSGKMLRINADPHFFTQVFAELKSEGGCGPQEYTRMLDR